TATAGGTACTGGAAATTCTTCCTGTATCCTGTCCTTCAATGGAACATCTACCCAACCAGGCAGGTTAGAAGTAAACTTGATAACCCCTTTTTCAGCGTCCAGCGGACCAGGCGACCCTACTCCTATTCCCTCCAGTTCGCCTAAGGAAACCCCTGCTTTATCCATAACAGTGTGTATGGTATCCTTTATCTTTTGTATTACCGCATCAGGCCCTTTATATGCTTCAGTAGGGACGTTTTCCCTCACCAGTATCTCTCCTACTTTATTTATGAGAACAGTGCTCAACTTGGTACCTCCCAGGTCCACTCCTACTATGTACTCTTTGTCAGACATAATATCACCGCCTATCTTTCGAATTTTTTGCATACATGCCACGCACACAATGGACTGGCTGGTAGAGCCAGTCCATCAATTATCTTATACTTAAATCCACTCTTCCTGCAGCTGACCAGAATTTACCCTCAACTATTTCAAGTCCCTCAGACTTTCTTTCGGCTAGCCAAAGCCTGGCATATGCGTTTGCGAGTTCTAAAAGATCAGAGGTTGTTATATTACCCTCAAGCCTTTTCAGACATACGCGTAACACCTGTCTTATAAACCACAGATCCTCAGGAAGATTTACTTTAGACGACTCTTGAGTAACTTCTTCAAAAACTTGTTTTATATTAGTTTTATCAGATTCGCTCATGCGGTAATACCAATAATCTGCAAAAAGCAAGTGCTTTATGTTATTGGTTATCTCCGCTCTGCCAAAGGCTTTTCGTACGCGCAGCACATTTCCATCCTCACCAGATAGGCTGATCCATTTCTGCTCCCACTGACCGCTGCCCTCTGCCAACTCCATGCCAGCTAAAAGAAGCGGCTTTAAGTATGAAAATAGGCATTCCTCACCATCGTCACCCCAGGCTGTTATAAAAAAGCCAGGCAGTTTCTTATGAACTGCTGCACCTATAAAGTTCTTTAAATTTTCAATGGCGCAGTGGAAATCAGGGTAGAATCTGCCCCAGTTTGAAAGCCCAGGACATACTATCTGTTTATCTTGGCGCTGACTTCCGAAGCTTTCTATTTTATTTAAAAAGAACTCTTTTGTTTGCGCACTGTAGTCCCAGTTGGCTATAATAACGCGATCCCATATATCGCTCTTTAGTATACTTTCCCATATTTTTCTCTCACTTGATCTAAGGTACATGCCGGTTACCATATCACCCCATACTATTGGGATTTTACCGTATTTTTCAACCATCTCAATCATATTGCGATAATGATATTCATACAGCATTGGACCTTGGAATGTCCATGTTTTATCAAGGCTTTTTCCCCTGCCCAGCGCCCACGTTTCATCCCCGCCTATATGTATGTATTTTGACGGGAAAAATTCCAACACTTCTTCAAGGAGTTCATATGCAAACCCTCTCGCCTCATTATCTGATAGGTCTAAGCATCCCTCGCGGGGTAAATGCCATTCGCTGTATTTTGAAAACTCTGGCAACATCAGTATCTGTTCCATATGGCCTGCAAGCTCAACTGAGGGCAATACCTCTATGCCAAGTTTACGACCGTGTTCTATTATCTCTTTAAGTTCTTCTTGCAAAAGCCTTCCTCTCGTACTTCCTATTTGAGGGTACTTTTGCCATGAGAACAGGTCTTCAAGATAGATGGCAAAATAATTGTATTTAAGCAAGAAAAGCCAGTTTAGTATATCTTTAAAAGTTGAAACACTGGGAACACCGCCACGTGCTATATCGAGATGATATCCTCTAAAAGGAAAACAAAAATCCTCTTCTATGACGACTTCTGGCAGAGCATCTTTTCTCTGCATTAAAAGCTGTATTATTGTAGCATAAGCGATGTTTTGATCACCCCATATTTTTATCTTGCCATCTTCTATCGATATGCCACATCCTTTTTTGTCTATTTTTTCAATTGTCCAACAACCTTTGGGTATAGAAAAGGTTTGTGCCAAAAAACAGGGCATGTTTGAAAAGCCGTCAAAAGCAAACCATTGCCCCGTAAAACGTATAGATTTGGGTTGAGGTACTATGTTGACCACAAATTTCTCCTCCCTTTAACTTTTTTGATTTTATTGGTACTGCTTTAATTCAATCATCCAACTTTCCTATTTTGAAATTCTTGAAGTGGCAGTGACCTCCTTTTAACAAAGATACTCCTATCTGGCCTCTTAAGTAAGGATTATTTTTATCATCATATTCAATCAATACTTTGCCTTTACTCATAGCTTTTATGTTGGCACCTTTTACTTCAATCCTGAACGTATATTCATTGTTATATTCCCACTTAAATGGAATTTCTTTAAGTGGGCGATACCCATTTTCATTTTTGTAAAGTACAAGCTTGTCATTATCCGCAAGGCCTACAGCATACGAACGCATAGCCCCTTGTACACGGAAGTTAATATTGTGGTACTTCCCCACCTTTGGAATCACTGTGGCTTCAAAACTGTAATCCTTCCAATCATAGCTCCCTGTATAAGCCTCTCCAAAATCATTTGTGCTTCCACTTAACTCCCCATTTTCCAATGTCCATATTCCTTTAAGATAAGTGAACTGGCTTACCTCTTTGTGTAAACCATGCCATACTTCCATCCTTTCTTTATTAAATTCTATCGTATAGTCAGGCTGTCCTGAAAAATCAAAATCATCAACATATGCAACAAATGTAGAATTCCAGCCGTGTTTCAATATAAACTTTACTCCAGCTTCTTCAATACATGCGCCTTCAAGGTGGGGAATCTCAAATGAAAGTTCTATCCATCTATTTGCTATTAGTTCAACTTTCTCCGATTCAATAAACTTTTCGTTATTGCCATCTTTAACATACAAACATGCAAAAGCCTGCGCGTCACTATCCTCCGGAAGCATTACACTGGCACTTATCCTTTGTCCTGGATATAGTATTGGTGAAAAACTTGGATCATAGCGGCTGTCATGGAAGTCACTAGGCCTATAGTAAGTTTTATGAAACACCCTTAATTCATTGCCGTATGCTACAGGTTTTGCTATCACTTTGAGAGCACCTTTACCACTGTGAGAGAATTGAGTAGTATGAACCAAGTCATACTCAAGATTGCTCTCACTCTCCCACGCCAAACGAAAGCCATGGGTTGAGCCCGGAAATTCAAAATGGAACTTAGCTGCCCTTCCCTCCAAAATATCCTTCCACTCTTCTGGTGGCTCTTCTCCTGCTATTTTATATGCAAGGTTTGCAATATATGATGCGCACCATGGAATATCAAGTATGTTTAAACTTCCTATGACACTCGAACACACCAAAAAATCGTTGATAGGTTTTCTCCATTTTTTATAGTCTATACCTTCAAGCCCGCATAAAACTCCCATAATAGTGCCAACATTGCCAACATTGCAGTCGGTATCCCAACCGCACATGTTGCAGATGTTAATAGTTTTTGAGAAATCTCCTTCCCCATACAACATGGATAATATCATTACAGCGGAATTAGGAATTATATGGCACGTGCCGGGATAGCGGTCATATCCATAATTAGTTTTTATAAACTTAAAGCATTCTCTCCAATTTTCAGGATGCTCATTATAAAACTTTATTACATCACGAGCCATCCTAGCATATTCGCAGTCCTTTGGTATAACCGACAATCCCTTCTCTATAACCTTTTTTATATCCTTCTCTGTAA
The genomic region above belongs to Caldanaerobius polysaccharolyticus DSM 13641 and contains:
- a CDS encoding ADP-ribosylglycohydrolase family protein — protein: MGKIPKDYINRVYAGLLGKIIGVRHGAPIEGWTYEKIGKIYGEITDYLVNYKEFAADDDINGPLFFLRALEDYTYTSDITAEHIGLTWLNYVPYEHGFFWWGGYGKSTEHTAYLNLRSGIMAPLSGSIEQNGPAVAEQIGGQIFIDTWGLVIPDNPKLAAEYAEKAASVSHGGNGIYGGMFVAACISAAFTEKDIKKVIEKGLSVIPKDCEYARMARDVIKFYNEHPENWRECFKFIKTNYGYDRYPGTCHIIPNSAVMILSMLYGEGDFSKTINICNMCGWDTDCNVGNVGTIMGVLCGLEGIDYKKWRKPINDFLVCSSVIGSLNILDIPWCASYIANLAYKIAGEEPPEEWKDILEGRAAKFHFEFPGSTHGFRLAWESESNLEYDLVHTTQFSHSGKGALKVIAKPVAYGNELRVFHKTYYRPSDFHDSRYDPSFSPILYPGQRISASVMLPEDSDAQAFACLYVKDGNNEKFIESEKVELIANRWIELSFEIPHLEGACIEEAGVKFILKHGWNSTFVAYVDDFDFSGQPDYTIEFNKERMEVWHGLHKEVSQFTYLKGIWTLENGELSGSTNDFGEAYTGSYDWKDYSFEATVIPKVGKYHNINFRVQGAMRSYAVGLADNDKLVLYKNENGYRPLKEIPFKWEYNNEYTFRIEVKGANIKAMSKGKVLIEYDDKNNPYLRGQIGVSLLKGGHCHFKNFKIGKLDD
- a CDS encoding beta-N-acetylhexosaminidase; translated protein: MVNIVPQPKSIRFTGQWFAFDGFSNMPCFLAQTFSIPKGCWTIEKIDKKGCGISIEDGKIKIWGDQNIAYATIIQLLMQRKDALPEVVIEEDFCFPFRGYHLDIARGGVPSVSTFKDILNWLFLLKYNYFAIYLEDLFSWQKYPQIGSTRGRLLQEELKEIIEHGRKLGIEVLPSVELAGHMEQILMLPEFSKYSEWHLPREGCLDLSDNEARGFAYELLEEVLEFFPSKYIHIGGDETWALGRGKSLDKTWTFQGPMLYEYHYRNMIEMVEKYGKIPIVWGDMVTGMYLRSSERKIWESILKSDIWDRVIIANWDYSAQTKEFFLNKIESFGSQRQDKQIVCPGLSNWGRFYPDFHCAIENLKNFIGAAVHKKLPGFFITAWGDDGEECLFSYLKPLLLAGMELAEGSGQWEQKWISLSGEDGNVLRVRKAFGRAEITNNIKHLLFADYWYYRMSESDKTNIKQVFEEVTQESSKVNLPEDLWFIRQVLRVCLKRLEGNITTSDLLELANAYARLWLAERKSEGLEIVEGKFWSAAGRVDLSIR